In Nicotiana tabacum cultivar K326 chromosome 19, ASM71507v2, whole genome shotgun sequence, one DNA window encodes the following:
- the LOC142173252 gene encoding SKP1-like protein 1A gives MSTSKMIVLKSSDGETFEVEEAVALESQTIKHMIEDDCADTSIPLPNVTSKILAKVIEYCKRHVDAVAKTDDKASEDDLKSFDADFVKVDQATLFDLILAANYLNIKSLLDLTCQTVADMIKGKTPEEIRKTFNIKNDFTPEEEEEVRRENAWAFE, from the exons ATGTCTACTTCAAAGATGATTGTGTTGAAGAGTTCCGACGGCGAAACTTTCGAGGTGGAAGAGGCGGTGGCGTTGGAATCACAGACTATAAAACACATGATTGAAGACGATTGTGCTGATACCAGTATCCCTCTCCCTAATGTTACGAGCAAGATCTTGGCTAAGGTTATTGAGTACTGTAAGCGCCACGTCGATGCTGTTGCTAAGACTGATGATAAAGCCTCCGAGGATGATTTGAAAAGCTTTGATGCTGACTTTGTCAAAGTTGATCAGGCTACTCTCTTTGATCTTATCttg GCTGCTAACTATTTGAACATCAAGAGTCTGCTTGATCTCACTTGTCAGACTGTGGCAGACATGATCAAGGGGAAAACTCCGGAGGAGATCCGCAAGACCTTCAACATCAAGAATGACTTCACACCTGAGGAAGAGGAGGAAGTTAGGAGGGAGAATGCCTGGGCCTTTGAGTGA